TTTCTTGATGCAAATGAAAATCTTTTTTCCATTGCCTGCACCCTTGGGTGGCTGGGTTGACTGGTGCCATTACTAAAGGTTTGAACCTGTGCTTCCTCATCAGCTCCAGAGTCATACTCCCTCCCGAGGGGGCTTACAATGGAGTAGACACCTGCTATTGCTGGAGCAGTAATTGCAACAGAGAGACAGATTCCAACACCCAAAGCAGGTCGATTTGATCTTTTATATCCCAGATTGAGTGAGCACAAGGCATATTGAGCAAAGCAATTCACATGAAGTAACACAACTACCACCATCATATGGGCCCATTCACGTGGCTTGTAAGCGCCATTCTTGCAGTATATCTTTCTGAGTGTGGTAATGTCCTTAGCCTTCCACCTGCACAGAAGCACAAGGTGGTGGAACCGCGTTGGGTGTTGATACAGACACATGAGGGTAAAGAGAGCATTGAGGATTTGATTATTGACCTCAAACCAGGCATTTCTCTGTGACTTTTTAGGTAGGACACTGTTTAACATACCTGTCATGACTAGAAAAAGGATTGCACCTGAAACAGCAACACAGCCTATCCAGAAAAGAAGGGCCATGTTCAAAGGGTTCTTGATCCATGCTTTACAGATTATCCTCAGCGATTTCCAATCAATCCTCGGAGCTAGAATCCCACCGAAGTGCTCTTGAAAACCTTGGATAGTCGAAGAGGGTACAGAACATGAGATGTCATCCTTCTCATCTGCAATATGCTGAAATCTAGCTTTTGGGGAAACTAAGTTACCGCTGGAATTGGTTTTCAGCAAGCCCAGTCTACTGGGAATAATTGATAACCTgtcccttttctctcttctaGGACTTTCATCACTCAGTAGTCCCTTTCTGGATCTTGAAATATGAAGAGCATCGTTTCCATTGGCATTATAAATGTGCATGGCCGTACTTGAGGTTGATTCTTCCCAACCTTCAGTTAAGTCTCCTCCATTACGAGTTGGAATCATTCTACCACTAAAATTAGTTTTATGAGTGTCTTGGATaccaagaatttaaaatttcaaatgccCGCAGACCACCACGACTGTCTACACTGTGCCACCAATCAAGGAAGAAACAGAGATTGCTAACCACCTTTCTTGAATCTAGAAGATGGACAAGGAAATTTCAGACCGCATCTCTTGCTGAGAATAAAAAAGCATAAGATTTAGCCAGCTCATCTTTGGAAAGATAGATCCTAGCATTCTGATAAGCAAAGGAAGCAGAggaaagaattgaagaaaaaacaaatccatTATTGATCCGCGTAAAAAACTTTAGTTTTCTTAGAAGTTGAATTGCTGCATATTAACTTAAATATtgtaatattcttttaaaattttagaactCATCAAGGTATTAACACAAAGATTTGGATTTTCCCATCAGGCACCAACGCATCATTGTTTGGGGGAAAAGCTACGTCCAACACCTCGTGAATGAAAGGTGATGATAATTGATCGTTATAGCATCTAGATCATAACCAATTCTTCAACTACCGGGGAAACCACAAAATCTGATAAAGAAACATCATAGTTTATACATGTTTTAAATGCATTTCTGACGcgagtagaaaaaaaaattccattccTGACAGAACCCACCACAATCTACAGAATTGcagaagataaaaaataaaataaaaaatcgcaCGCTTTTCTCATATATCCACCGCATGATGCACGATCATTCTTATCAAACAGAAAGGCAACGAACCAAACTGCTAATTACAGCCCATTACCGAAGTCCTTCTACATCACACGTCagaatccaaaaacaaacaaaactccGAAAAAGTAAAACACAAAAGCACATGGAATTCTGTAGAGTAATTTGTTAAATTCCTACCCAGAACcaaaagaacaaagaagaaaGAACACATATTTCGGTGGAcccagaaaataaattataaaattgtttACAGACGGAACAGTACCTCTGAGACCTGAGTGGTGGCTGCGGACTAGACATCAGAGAAACAGGGGCATTGTTGTTCTTCACCCTCGTCAAAAAGCTCGGCCGCCTGGCCAACAGTTCAAAATGAGAAGGAGCTATGACCTTTCCACCAAAGGCGGGACAATTGCGGTCCGGACCAcacttttccttttatttcgCCATCCATTGTTTACTTTTTGCTTTGGGtctgtttcttggttttatcaATGTGGAAAAGTAGGGTGGTGTTGCAGTCAGATTCGGAGATTCCCTTCTAATACCGGCAGAATATTACATTACAGGTGGTCCGAAATATAccgtttaaataataaaaaaaatcacattaaaattaaaaggttggaaataaaaaaataataatacttcacgttatctttttgtatttgtatttttaatttttttaataaattaaatagcaTAATATCAAGTTAACAAAACCAATCTAAACGTAAATTTTAGattatcaaaattaataaattatatttttttagttataaaaaattagaaaataatactaaattcaATTCTAAAGATAAACAGCACACATATATATGATGTGATGTAATCTGGACAATTGAATTGAACGCtattcaaattaatttattgataGTTCAAATAAATCACGGGAAtcactaaaaaaagaaaacaaactagaAGACTGAAAATGATTaaggatttttattttgatttctcGTATAAATCTCTATTATTCATCCTAAATTGCGTtatcaaaatgaaataaaaataaaaataaattaaattgaagatATTGAAAAGAGTATAGTTTAGTTGAAGAGGCAGTCTGACTGTTGTCTCACATACTGCAACATGGATGATGCCACTCGTAATGAGTGGCTCGAGACAGCACAGACGGTGTCAGAGGACCCCCTTTCCTCGCCCACCGTACACCCCTCCCAACACAACACCAGAGtgaacttttttattttgtttttaatttttctctataCAAATTCTCTTTTATACtacaaattatacataaatttttatttttttattaaatatatattatataaatgatgaataaaaatttttaattaatttaaaaataagaaaataaaaacaaatataatgtataaaaataataaataataaaattatttctctatttcttcTCAAGATTTACGTGGCCAACGtcacaccattttttttttttaaaactaacgTCACAGCATTTATTTTCATGATAAATATAccgttttcatatatttatttaaaaattaattattttatataaatcttaaatttattaatcttttaaaaaaataatacgtGAAAATTATACACTTCAAAACTGTGGTATAATTTTAAAGCATTGTTGTTGGTCTAGGCAAtagattaaataatttttggttaattatgtcactttttatagttaatatatttaaaagctaCCCATATTGGATTAGTAGTCctctcaataataataaaattttgttacttattatttaattttttaaagcgTATATTAAATCTATCAAATTAGcttcattttcattattttaaacaataacctataaatcaaaatacatccaaaaaacaaaaagcatcaaaataaatcaaattaaataaaactggCATCCTCCTCAAGTTACATTATGATATGTTTAAATAGTgatttgagatgagataaattgaaataaaattgaaataaaatattattataatattatttttttaatattattatgttgaaatttgaaaattttaaattatttattaaattttatgtaaaaatttaaaaaaattgtaataattaaataatataagatgagacGACATgctttttgtatccaaacctagcctaagaaaacaatgttaaaaagaaagaggaacaCTTAAAGGCACTCGTTTTCTTAACACtcgttcaaaaaaaaaaaaaacaaaaacatgaaTAAAGTTTCTGGTAAAAAACGAAAAACAAAAGTGGGAGGTTCAAGTGGATCGCTCTAAAGCCAAATCAAGCAGCAAACGGAAGAACTGGCGAGGATACATGGGCGGTTCCTCTGCTAGTGCCTGAGACAGAGTCAcagatattattttaaaaaatacgtGTAAAAGATATCATTGTGCAGCATTTGGGGCCAGCTGAAAATTTTGTACTGCCACCGTTTTTAAATGGACCTATATCTTGAATTTTGAAAGGACCGATCCTCTTTCAATGCATATGGAATATAAGAACAGTGGAAAGGATTCTAATGCGATGAATTATGCAATTAATCTAATCAGTTTCCACAGGACGTCTAGACATGCGGCAAAAAAGTAGGAGGAGACAGAGATTGACCTGATGGATTAAAACAGTAGAAGGCGTCATTCCGGGTACTGTATTAACCTCTATGATCAACACCTGTAAACAGTGTACTGCAATTAAAAAGAAGTCTACAACAATCAAGCAGGTCTAGCATTAATCACATAATTTCTGGAAGGCAGTATCTTCACTTGAAAATAGAGCCGCATTAGGGGAAACGGGACAACtgttattattttcaaatgaaTATGTTCTGCATGAACGTTAATCTGTCTTCTTTGAAAATTAAGCACTTGAAATGTTCTGGCCGGTTATGCATGGAAAGGTCAAAGGCATGTGCAAAGGGCAAAGAGAACAAATAATCACAAATCGTGCCTGTGTTGGTAATATTGCAAAGGCTGAAAGGTAAATAATGTCCTCTCGccaaagaaaaaatctacacaacttCCCAACACCTTAAcatcccactctttttcaattttttaatattttttcaatatttttttttgaatttattctttttaaattaatttaattattttatttattatttatatattaaatatttaataaataataaaataataaaaattaaaaaaaaggtggggtattgggaggttgtgtagcaaaacccCTCGCCAAAATGAAATCAAAATACCTCCCCGCTGTCAACATTGACAAATGCATCAATTCTTGAAAATCCTTCCAGTTGCAGAGTGTTTGCAATCAGTTCGATACATTCTTTACATCTCTCCAAGGCATCTTTACTGGTTCaatgaataagaaaaaatgaaacgTAAGTAATACCAATATAGTGGAAGAGAGTAAATATAAAAGACACATTAGCACCAGAGAAATCACATCCCCCTCATAATCTAGAAGTACTAAGTTCTGCCAGCCAAAGCCATTAGATAACATGAAGTAATGCATGTCCTGGAAGATACATGGCATGATAGAAATCATCACCATAAAAAAGATCCATTTTTCAAAGGATGGGGTTTTTCACAAACCTAACAATTGATAATGGGGGTGGAGTCAGATTGATGCCAGTCCCACCTGTCAAGCAAGTAACATCTTCATGAGGAACAAACATAAGActtattgaaattaaaaaaaaaaaaaaatcagtgctCACTACAGATTGACAAAACAATGTccatataatacaaaacaaagaaagtaacATTCTGTCACGAGTATACATAGTACTCCTCCCTCTTGATCTTTGTTAGAGGCACAATCATTGGCCCTCAAGTTTGAGCATATTAATTATGCAAAGAGAGGAATGCTTCAACCACTTTGGTTAATACAGCCAAATCACTTAATTAGAAGATATCTTAAACTTATATGCTCCATACATTAGCTCAAAAGTGACATAATAGAGTACCAATACAATCATGAATTCAGAATTATTGGCATACAAGCAGTCAACTTGAAAACAGGAACAGTAGTTTGCAATAGTGAATAACTACAGGCAAATATATACCTTGGAATTTTTCCTCTAGTGATAGGATATCACCACTCTCCTTGACGGTAACACTAGGACTCAATGAGCGCATTGATCCGCATTTTCCAACAACACCGACTGTTATTTCCACCCATCTACTGTGTCCTTTCCACATAAGGCGATGCCCATTTTCATGCATGGATTTGGATGAAACAATTATCTCATCCGTCTTGATAAAAGGTTCAAAGATCAATAGATTTGGAGGAGGATTTGGCATCTCAATCATTCCATGTGCCTGTATATTAATCAAAATGAAAGGCACATACTGTGAAAATTAGAAGTTGATAATGGCCTTTCAaatgttgcatgaataaagctaaATGATGATCGAAGGATATTATAATAGCTGAACATATTGCAATTGAATTCGCATTTACATATCAGTTAGAAATGTAACAAAACCAATCCCTTAAGTGAAGaacaataataaacaataaatcCTATA
This sequence is a window from Carya illinoinensis cultivar Pawnee chromosome 9, C.illinoinensisPawnee_v1, whole genome shotgun sequence. Protein-coding genes within it:
- the LOC122275099 gene encoding uncharacterized protein LOC122275099 isoform X1, giving the protein MIPTRNGGDLTEGWEESTSSTAMHIYNANGNDALHISRSRKGLLSDESPRREKRDRLSIIPSRLGLLKTNSSGNLVSPKARFQHIADEKDDISCSVPSSTIQGFQEHFGGILAPRIDWKSLRIICKAWIKNPLNMALLFWIGCVAVSGAILFLVMTGMLNSVLPKKSQRNAWFEVNNQILNALFTLMCLYQHPTRFHHLVLLCRWKAKDITTLRKIYCKNGAYKPREWAHMMVVVVLLHVNCFAQYALCSLNLGYKRSNRPALGVGICLSVAITAPAIAGVYSIVSPLGREYDSGADEEAQVQTFSNGTSQPSHPRVQAMEKRFSFASRNEKMIVEHAPKWSGGLFDIWDDISTAYLSLCCCFCVFGWNMERLGFGNMYVHIATFLLFCMAPFWIFNLAAINIDNETVREALGLTGVVLCLFGLLYGGYWRIQMRKRFNLPANDFFCGKPAVADCTHWLFCCWCSLAQEVRTKDFYDIVEDKFCRKQEDENGQPSLSPLPREDGSVRFSSSPTLLWNSPRLSKLRDENSMSPSRPHPNYHHGPDGELPTLQEFSVGVMDNSMKPPNLSSMQRED